From Echinicola jeungdonensis, the proteins below share one genomic window:
- the ftsH gene encoding ATP-dependent zinc metalloprotease FtsH yields the protein MSDKNKNKKFIPKPPQKPNFQLWLIITAVIVLIGITWFNNRSAMIEITKMRFEEMVMSNDVDKVVLIYNQNYAKITLKEEALENQRYKDELENQNPFFSPTGPHYKLTIPSIDTFEEYFDELQGNLPNDQKIEYTADKEDSWGNWFGSFGFLLLIFFLFWIMMRRMAGPSGPGGQIFNVGKSKAQLFDAENKVKITFDNVAGLDEAKEEVQEIVEFLKNPGKFTKLGGKIPKGALLVGPPGTGKTLLAKAVAGEAGVPFFTLSGSDFVEMFVGVGAARVRDLFKQAKEKAPCIIFIDEIDAIGRSRGKGQMPGSNDERENTLNSLLVEMDGFGTDTGVIVLAATNRPDVLDSALLRAGRFDRQISIDKPDILGREAIFKVHLEPIKTSSDIDPKKLAAQTPGFAGAEIANVCNEAALIAARRNKEAVDMQDFQDAVDRVIGGLEKKNKIISPEEKKIVAYHEAGHAVAGWFLEHADPLVKVSIVPRGIAALGYAQYLPKEQFLYQTEQLIDEMCMTLGGRAAEELIFAKISTGALSDLERVTKMAYSIVSIYGMNEKIGNVSFYDSKSNEYNFNKPYSEATAETIDEEVRKLISFAYERTKELLKHRLPELETLAKELLQKEIIFQSDLEKLIGKRPFDRETTYEAFTRKAEDRDKKIEKEEKEEEEKEKGKSTNNGKSTDVEETLSENKD from the coding sequence ATGAGTGATAAAAACAAAAATAAAAAGTTCATCCCTAAACCGCCTCAAAAGCCGAATTTTCAACTTTGGTTGATCATCACGGCCGTAATTGTATTGATCGGAATCACTTGGTTTAATAACCGTAGTGCCATGATAGAAATCACCAAGATGCGGTTTGAGGAAATGGTGATGAGCAATGATGTAGATAAGGTAGTATTAATCTACAATCAAAATTACGCTAAGATCACCCTAAAAGAGGAGGCCCTGGAAAATCAGAGATACAAGGATGAATTAGAAAATCAAAATCCATTTTTCAGCCCTACAGGCCCACACTATAAATTAACTATACCATCTATAGATACATTTGAAGAATATTTTGATGAGCTTCAGGGAAATCTACCTAATGATCAAAAAATAGAATACACAGCTGACAAAGAAGACAGCTGGGGCAATTGGTTTGGAAGCTTCGGCTTTTTATTGCTGATTTTCTTCCTATTCTGGATCATGATGCGTAGAATGGCAGGTCCTAGTGGCCCCGGAGGCCAGATTTTCAATGTAGGAAAATCCAAAGCCCAATTGTTTGATGCTGAAAACAAAGTAAAAATCACTTTTGACAATGTGGCAGGCTTGGATGAAGCCAAAGAAGAAGTTCAGGAAATTGTGGAGTTTCTCAAAAACCCCGGCAAATTCACCAAGTTGGGTGGTAAAATTCCAAAAGGTGCTTTGTTAGTAGGCCCTCCTGGTACTGGTAAAACCTTGTTGGCAAAAGCTGTAGCAGGTGAAGCAGGCGTACCATTTTTCACCCTGTCAGGTTCCGACTTCGTGGAAATGTTCGTAGGAGTGGGTGCTGCGAGGGTCCGTGACCTTTTCAAGCAGGCCAAAGAAAAAGCCCCTTGTATTATCTTCATTGACGAAATTGATGCCATTGGCCGTTCCAGAGGAAAAGGCCAAATGCCAGGTTCCAATGATGAAAGAGAAAACACACTGAACTCCTTACTGGTGGAGATGGATGGTTTTGGTACCGATACAGGGGTGATTGTTTTAGCGGCCACCAACCGCCCGGATGTGCTGGACAGCGCCTTGCTGAGGGCGGGTCGTTTTGACCGTCAAATCAGCATTGACAAACCAGATATTCTTGGAAGGGAAGCTATTTTCAAAGTTCACCTGGAACCCATCAAAACCAGTTCGGATATCGACCCTAAAAAACTCGCTGCCCAAACTCCTGGTTTTGCGGGTGCAGAGATTGCCAATGTTTGTAATGAGGCTGCCCTGATTGCTGCAAGAAGAAATAAAGAAGCTGTTGATATGCAGGATTTCCAGGATGCCGTGGATCGTGTCATTGGTGGCCTTGAAAAGAAAAATAAAATCATTTCTCCTGAAGAGAAAAAAATCGTTGCCTACCATGAGGCTGGTCACGCTGTAGCAGGTTGGTTCCTGGAGCATGCTGACCCATTGGTAAAAGTAAGTATTGTTCCAAGGGGAATAGCTGCTCTAGGATATGCGCAATACCTGCCAAAAGAGCAGTTCCTTTACCAGACCGAGCAATTGATCGATGAAATGTGCATGACCTTGGGTGGTAGAGCTGCCGAAGAATTGATTTTCGCCAAAATTTCCACTGGGGCCTTGAGTGACCTGGAAAGGGTGACAAAAATGGCCTATTCCATCGTTTCCATTTATGGTATGAACGAAAAAATAGGAAATGTCAGCTTCTACGACAGCAAATCGAATGAATACAACTTCAACAAACCTTATTCAGAAGCCACCGCTGAGACGATTGATGAAGAGGTGAGAAAGTTGATCAGTTTTGCCTATGAAAGGACCAAGGAATTGCTGAAACATAGGTTACCGGAACTGGAAACCTTGGCCAAGGAATTGTTGCAGAAAGAAATCATCTTCCAATCTGACCTTGAAAAACTGATTGGCAAAAGGCCATTTGACCGGGAAACTACTTATGAAGCTTTCACAAGGAAAGCAGAGGACCGTGATAAAAAAATCGAGAAAGAAGAGAAGGAAGAAGAAGAAAAAGAAAAGGGAAAATCCACCAATAATGGTAAATCTACAGATGTAGAAGAAACCCTCAGTGAAAACAAAGATTAA
- the rsfS gene encoding ribosome silencing factor: MTAEELSKIIVKGMEEKKASDIVLMDLREITDSVSDFFVICSGQSDTQIEAISTSIEEEVYKKNKERPWRSEGKNSRQWVLVDYVDVVAHIFLKEKRAFYGLEELWGDAKITQIK, translated from the coding sequence ATGACAGCAGAAGAGCTGAGTAAAATAATAGTGAAAGGGATGGAGGAGAAAAAAGCCTCCGATATTGTGTTGATGGATTTAAGGGAAATAACCGATTCAGTTTCTGATTTTTTTGTGATATGTTCAGGCCAATCTGACACTCAAATAGAAGCCATTTCTACCTCTATAGAAGAGGAAGTTTATAAAAAAAATAAAGAAAGACCTTGGAGAAGTGAAGGGAAAAATTCCAGACAATGGGTTCTGGTGGATTATGTCGACGTAGTCGCTCACATATTTCTAAAGGAAAAAAGAGCCTTTTATGGATTGGAGGAATTATGGGGTGATGCAAAAATCACCCAAATAAAATAG
- a CDS encoding UDP-2,3-diacylglucosamine diphosphatase, with the protein MNINISATQKVFFASDFHLGAPNRKSSRKREDKIIRWLENIEEEAAAVFLVGDIFDFWFEYEKVVPKGFIRFIGKIAAMRDKGIPIFFFTGNHDLWMKDYFTKELGIPVYHHPIEVEINHKKMLIGHGDGLGPGDKNYKVLKKIFTNKLCQFLFKWIHPDIGISLAEKWSNSSRVTNENKQEDTFKGEGEWLWKYCQSVEEKIHFDYYIFGHRHLPLELPVGKKSTYYNLGEWVNQFTYGEFDGNTFQLLKFKK; encoded by the coding sequence ATGAACATTAATATAAGCGCAACACAAAAAGTATTTTTTGCTTCAGATTTTCATTTAGGGGCTCCAAACCGTAAATCCAGTAGAAAACGTGAGGATAAAATTATTCGTTGGCTGGAAAATATAGAAGAGGAGGCAGCAGCTGTTTTTCTGGTTGGTGATATTTTTGATTTCTGGTTTGAATATGAGAAGGTGGTTCCCAAGGGTTTCATCAGGTTTATTGGAAAAATTGCCGCCATGAGGGACAAGGGAATTCCTATCTTTTTCTTTACAGGAAACCATGACCTTTGGATGAAGGATTATTTCACTAAGGAACTGGGAATCCCTGTTTACCATCATCCCATTGAAGTAGAAATCAATCATAAAAAAATGCTGATTGGCCATGGTGATGGCCTTGGTCCTGGCGACAAGAATTATAAAGTGCTAAAAAAGATATTTACCAATAAGCTCTGCCAGTTTCTGTTTAAATGGATCCATCCCGACATTGGGATCAGTCTCGCAGAAAAATGGTCCAACAGCAGTCGAGTCACCAACGAAAATAAACAGGAAGATACCTTTAAAGGTGAAGGGGAATGGCTTTGGAAGTATTGCCAATCCGTGGAGGAAAAAATTCATTTTGATTATTATATCTTTGGCCATAGGCATCTTCCCCTAGAATTGCCGGTCGGAAAGAAATCCACCTATTATAATCTAGGTGAATGGGTAAATCAGTTCACCTATGGGGAATTTGATGGGAATACCTTCCAGCTTCTTAAATTTAAAAAATGA
- a CDS encoding biotin--[acetyl-CoA-carboxylase] ligase — protein sequence MHKILANTVFLGKDVKYLTECHSTNDMAAQEYKNGHLIEGSIIITDKQTKGRGQRGNRWYSEPGKNLTFSLVLTPCFLDVSQQFDLNRAISLAVHAALEDYVKGIKVKWPNDIVYENGEKIGGILIENTLGQRGMEHSIVGIGLNINQIDFPFPGPVSMAILTGGELDRDELFKSIIHHIEKEYTLLKKGKLKGLRQSFNQHLYRMDQWASYQEPGGKQFEAKIVDVNAEGKLLLKKQGGEIKHYTFKEVQFL from the coding sequence ATGCATAAAATCCTTGCCAATACTGTTTTTCTGGGTAAAGATGTGAAATATCTGACAGAGTGTCATTCCACCAATGACATGGCCGCCCAAGAATACAAGAATGGGCACTTAATAGAAGGTAGCATAATCATTACGGATAAACAAACCAAAGGACGGGGGCAAAGAGGCAACCGTTGGTACAGCGAACCAGGAAAAAACTTGACTTTTTCATTGGTACTTACTCCCTGTTTTTTGGATGTCTCCCAGCAATTTGACCTGAACAGGGCCATTTCCTTGGCTGTTCATGCAGCATTAGAGGATTATGTGAAGGGAATCAAGGTCAAATGGCCCAATGATATAGTTTATGAAAATGGGGAAAAAATAGGGGGGATATTAATTGAAAATACCCTAGGGCAAAGAGGAATGGAGCATTCGATTGTGGGGATAGGTTTAAATATCAACCAGATTGATTTCCCTTTTCCGGGCCCGGTTTCCATGGCTATTTTGACGGGCGGGGAATTAGATAGGGACGAGTTATTTAAGTCTATTATTCATCATATAGAAAAAGAATATACCCTATTGAAAAAGGGAAAATTGAAAGGACTCCGGCAATCCTTTAATCAACATTTATACAGGATGGATCAATGGGCAAGTTATCAGGAGCCAGGAGGAAAACAATTTGAGGCTAAGATTGTTGATGTTAATGCCGAGGGTAAACTTCTTTTGAAAAAACAAGGGGGCGAAATAAAGCATTATACTTTTAAAGAAGTCCAATTTCTGTAA